A genomic region of Metopolophium dirhodum isolate CAU chromosome 1, ASM1992520v1, whole genome shotgun sequence contains the following coding sequences:
- the LOC132934086 gene encoding AP-2 complex subunit mu-like yields the protein MIGGLFMYNHKGEVLISRVYRDDIGRNAVDAFRVNVIHARQQVRSPVTNIARTSFFHIRRANIWLAAVTKQNVNGAMVFEFLIRFTQVMQSYFGKINEENIKNNFVLIYELLDEILDFGYPQNCDTGVLKTFITQTGVKSQSKEEQMQITSQVTGQIGWRREGIKYRRNELFLDVLEYVNLLMSPQGQVLSAHVAGRILMKSYLSGMPECKFGINDKIVMESKGTKILDDTSSRTASGKPVVVIDDCQFHQCVKLSKFETEHSISFIPPDGEFELMRYRTTKDISLPFRVIPLVREVGRTRMEVKAVLKSNFKPSLLGQKIEVKIPTPLNTAGVQLLCLKGKAKYKASDNAIVWKIKRMAGMKETQLSAEIDLLETDTKKKWTRPPISMNFEVPFAPSGFKVRYLKVFEPKLNYSDHDVVKWVRYIGRSGLYETRC from the coding sequence ATGATCGGCGGTCTGTTCATGTACAACCACAAGGGCGAGGTGCTGATATCGCGAGTGTACCGTGACGACATCGGCCGAAACGCCGTGGACGCGTTCCGCGTGAACGTCATACACGCCCGCCAGCAGGTCCGCTCGCCGGTCACCAACATTGCGCGCACGTCGTTCTTCCACATCCGCCGGGCCAACATCTGGCTGGCCGCGGTCACCAAGCAGAACGTCAACGGTGCCATGGTATTCGAGTTCCTCATACGGTTCACGCAGGTCATGCAGTCGTACTTCGGCAAGATCAACGAGGAGAACATCAAAAACAACTTTGTGCTCATCTACGAGCTGCTCGACGAGATACTCGACTTTGGCTATCCGCAGAACTGTGACACGGGCGTGCTCAAGACGTTCATCACGCAAACGGGCGTCAAGTCCCAGAGCAAGGAGGAGCAGATGCAAATCACATCTCAGGTCACTGGCCAGATCGGATGGCGGCGCGAGGGCATAAAGTACCGCCGTAACGAGCTATTCCTCGACGTGCTCGAGTATGTTAACCTGCTCATGTCACCTCAGGGACAAGTGTTGTCCGCGCATGTTGCAGGCCGCATACTCATGAAGTCCTACCTGAGCGGCATGCCCGAATGCAAGTTTGGTATCAACGATAAGATCGTCATGGAGTCCAAGGGCACCAAGATCCTTGATGACACAAGCTCGAGAACTGCCTCTGGCAAACCAGTTGTTGTCATCGACGACTGTCAGTTTCATCAATGTGTAAAACTTTCTAAATTTGAAACCGAACATTCCATAAGCTTCATTCCACCCGACGGTGAATTTGAGTTGATGCGTTACCGTACTACTAAAGATATATCATTGCCGTTCAGGGTTATACCGTTGGTGAGAGAAGTGGGCCGTACTCGTATGGAAGTAAAAGCTGTATTGAAGTCTAATTTCAAACCCTCCTTGTTAGGACAAAAAATAGAAGTCAAGATTCCCACTCCCTTGAACACTGCCGGTGTTCAATTATTATGTCTAAAAGGTAAAGCAAAGTACAAGGCTTCAGATAACGCAATTGTGTGGAAAATTAAGAGGATGGCAGGCATGAAAGAAACACAGCTCTCAGCTGAAATTGATCTTTTAGAGACTGACACTAAGAAAAAATGGACAAGACCCCCAATTTCTATGAATTTTGAGGTACCATTTGCTCCTTCTGGATTCAAAGTCAGGTATTTAAAAGTTTTCGAGCCAAAGTTGAATTATTCTGATCACGATGTTGTCAAATGGGTTCGTTATATTGGGCGGAGTGGATTGTATGAAACTAGGTGTTAA